The segment acaaacttatggttaccagagtttgggattaacataaacacactactatatattgaatagataaacaacaaggacctaccatatagcacagggaacaatactcaatattttgtaatagcctacaagggaaaagaatctgaaaaaaaaaatatatatatatatatataaaactgaatcattttgctgtacatctgaaactaacacaacattgtaaatcaactatacttaaaaataaataaataaataaataaaactcttatTCATACACGGGCTATTCTTCACTGAGTAGCCAGATACTTCTTGTCCTTTCATTGGTCTTCTACTTCAGTGATCAAATGTCTTCTCtctcaacctagaattctgtcaTCCTAGGTTATATAGTCCAGCCCAGGGAGTCTTTCCTATCTTTCTTAAGGGGGGAATAAGCtaagaaacacttgtgaaggtcACAGCCCAGGAAAACTGGTCCACTGAAGGCTGATTTTTAATTATACAATTATAGatggcttcccctcccccattccttaCCACTATATCAACAGGACTCCAGAATAATAACAGAGGATTGCAGCAGGAAAAGTTGCAAGGTACATAATCTATTTCATGAAGATGTGTTCTTAGGGAAACCCAGAGCCAACAGGGAcatcaaaatacaaaagaaaacaaaaaataagggcACTAGAGAAACTTGAAGTCTCCTGAACTGATGGCTTCAACAAACATTAAACATACTCCAACTGCTAGCTTATCATATCAATTCATCTATTCCTCAGTTTGTTCACAAGTCCTGGTTTTAAATAATTGCAGACTCCTTAGCAGCCTCGCTGGTATAAATAAGTACAGAAAATCAAGAAGAGCACTCAGGGCAATGTCTCCAGAGTAGACAGTTTCCCTTGTTGTCATAGAGAAATGGACAGAGAGAGAGTTCCCTGGAAGCATGGGATGTAAGCTTATTCTACCTGTTCTCTCTATGAAATAATCTTTGGTTATTTTACTCTGGGATTGAGGTCTTAGTTCTATTGTAGGTCCCTTGCATCTCCGTTCACCTTCCTGAAGAAACCATGTATGTGTTTTGTCtcccttagaaaactaaaatccAGAGGTTGGCTATAATCCACTCTTCAAGAGAGCTAGAACTGGCTGAGGTTCTGTGTCaacaattgtattttttttttttcttgactgtgTTTTTGTTCCTGTCACCATCTCACCATCCTTAACCCAAATATTAAACCTGGTTTGACTGGAACTCTATCTTAGGCTTAGCTGCACTCTATGGGTCTTTCTGGGATAAGGAGAATGGGAGAGATGGATGTCATCGTGGAGGATGACatggggagagaagagggtgaaaagagaatgaatgaaaaattgtGTTGAGGATGGAGGAGGAACCACCAAAAGAAGGATGTTTCAGGAACCAATACATTATCACAGACTCAATATGCATCTTCCTTGCTGACCAGTTCCTGACCTGACTCCACCCCCGAGGGACACAGCTCAGCCTTGACCAATGACTTTAAAGGATTAGGGAGAACAAAGGGCCAGAAGTTCAGCAGTAAAGAATAAAAGGCCACACCTTCCAGCAGCAGCACAGACTTGCTTCTGACACTTCTGTGATCACCAGTAAGCTCCAAGACCTGACATCATGGTGCATTTTACTGCTGAGGAGAAGGCTGCTATCACTGGCCTGTGGGGCAAAGTGAATGTGGAAGAGGCTGGAGGCGAGGCTCTGGGCAGGTAGCAACTGGACTTCATGGGGGAGGATGGTGAATATGAGCCTGGTAAATTGACCAGGAAATTCTTCAAACTTTTCGAGTCACTGATTTTCCATCTGCTATGGTCTCATCTCATAGGCTCCTGGTTGTCTATCCCTGGACCCAGAGGTTCTTTGACAGCTTTGGCAACCTGTCTTCTCCCTCTGCCATAATGGGAAACcccaaggtcaaggcccatgGCAAGAAGGTGCTGACATCCTTCGGAGATGCTGTTAAGAACATGGACAACCTCAAGGGCGCCTTTGCTAAGCTGAGTGAGCTGCACTGTGACAAGTTGCACGTGGATCCTGAGAACTTCAGGGTGAGTTCAGGAAATGGTCATGTGTTCTTTTTATGCTTTTTACTTTGCAATAATAATGGAAGTTGAGTCTTTGGTTGCAAAGACTAGCAAAGATCTCAGAAATCATAGATCAAAGTTGGTGTTAAGAgcgcagagggcttccctggtggcacagcggttgagagtccgcctgccgatgcaggggatacgggtttgtgccccggtccgggaggatcccacatgctgcggagcggctgggcccgtgagccatggccgctgagcctgcgcgtccggagcctgtgctccgcaacgggagaggccacaacagtgagaggtccgcgtaccgctaaaaaaagaaaaacaaaaaagagggcaGAATTCCAGTGGACATACCAAGAGCACCTTGATTCAGGACTAGTGACAGTAAATGGCTACTAGCCCTTTTAAGCCCGAGTTTGCTTAAAACTTTTCGGGGACTTTTGTTAGAGCTGGATTTGTTTACCCAAGAGAATATCAAAGAATAACAGACTTGTTCAAGGAGGAATGGAATCTGGTTTTGGTAGATGAAAACCTGTCTCAAGGAAAGAGAAATGTCTTATTTTATGTGTCTCCTGATGACTGAAGTTTAGGAAGATATTTGGGAGAATAATTTTTAGGCAGATGGTCTCGAAGAAATATCAATCAATTCTCTACATATATTAAATTACCCATCAATATTGGGACTAAGTGGAGGCTTATTCCTGCATTGGTTGGAGACTTTACTAAACTCACTCTAAGAACCTATGCAGCCCTGAAATCCTATGATTACAAGGATTAGACAATTGGTAcatgtgagagggagggagagaggcaaatAAAAATGGTGAAATGGGAGACAGTGAGGGGATATAGGTAGACAGAATGTTGAATGGAGGGCTCatagaatttatataaaatttaaaaactagctTAGCAGAGTTCATTGCACAGATACAAAGCATGGAGCAGTTTATGATGTGGAGCTGGGAGCAGGTGTAGGTATTAAGCCATTATTCTCTGCAACTCTTTTAGGAAAATTCTACTCAACATATCTAATTGTCATTTTGTCTCTCACCTAACAGCTCCTGGGCAACGTGATGGTGATTATTCTGGCTTCTCACTTTGGCAGAGAATTCACCCCTGAGTTGCAGGCTGCTTGGCAGAAGCTGGTGGCTGCTGTTGCCACTGCTCTGGCCCACAAGTACCACTGAATTCTCTTTTCAGTTCACCATATTTTGTCCCCAATGCCTTCCTTCTGCACATGGGGACTGGGGTTTGGCCTCAAGAGCCCAGCTCCTGTTTAATAAAGTACATTCTATTCAGTGATCACAATTTAATATTGTATCTTCTCCATCATTTACTCTTGTGTTAAAGGAGAAAAAGTTCATTggctgtggggtggggagagatgtaGGAAGAAGAGCCCTTTGAGAAGTGTGTGTGGACTCATCAACAGAAGACAGACGTCCTGGGAGGATTCAGGATGATTGAGAGGATGCCAAGATGCAGAAAGGAGTTTTCTGGGGTGGGAAATGGTTAGTTAAGTGGGCAGGGACTTACAGGGCAGTGTGGCAAAAACTTATTGTAGGGGGAAGAAAGGAGGTAGTA is part of the Kogia breviceps isolate mKogBre1 chromosome 7, mKogBre1 haplotype 1, whole genome shotgun sequence genome and harbors:
- the LOC131759973 gene encoding hemoglobin subunit epsilon-1, translated to MVHFTAEEKAAITGLWGKVNVEEAGGEALGRLLVVYPWTQRFFDSFGNLSSPSAIMGNPKVKAHGKKVLTSFGDAVKNMDNLKGAFAKLSELHCDKLHVDPENFRLLGNVMVIILASHFGREFTPELQAAWQKLVAAVATALAHKYH